The genomic window TTTGAGGAAACTGAggatatgctagcatgtcttcaaATGGTAATCCGTCgtcatggcctcaatttccacagctatgCCAATGATATTCAGCTTTACatctccatcaactccaacatttACTCCACCTTCACCAACTGCTTAACTGACATCAAAACCTGGATGGAACACAGTTTCaaacagtgacaaaacagatattatcatcattggtcctaaaaacatcacaacatccaCCCTCATTCCacccccgctcatccgcaacctcgGCACCCTACCCTTTCTTTCGAACCCCACGTCAAACAATTAACccagaacatagcccgactccgtccatcactttcattctctgccgctgaatccctgatccacgcATTTATCAcatccagaatcgactactgcaacagtattctttacggtacaacatccaaaaccctcaacaaactacaatatattcagaactccgctgctcgcctccacccgctcccgtgaagaCATTACCCCCatccttaaaaacctccactggcttcccgtcccccaatgtatccatttcaaagtccttctcaTCACCTTACAAGGCTCTCCACAATCTGACCCCTccatacctcacagacctccttcatccacacaatgccccgcgtccccttcgctcctcagactcccaACCTCCTGGCCAAGCTCTGAACCTAGGGAGACAGaaccttctccatcgctgccccccaccctctggaactctttgccccattcactccatgcttgccttgaccttcccaccttcaaaaaaacaactgaaaacccacctgtttaaatccgtttttaatgtctaactgcgccccgccccgcttttagccttgtttagctctgaattaatgtgtggatattgtattttaatgcatcttttactcaactctatttttatttattttttctctactgtaaagcgtctttgagtactctgaaaagcgctatacaaataaaatgtaatattattattattattacataacaaATGTACAGTAGCCaacccatagactgctacttgtaGTCTATTCTCTCTAACCTACCTGAGTGGCAGTAAGGGCTTCCAGGGTGTGGAGCCTCTCCAGGACGCTCCTCATGTCATCCTGTAGCTGGGCCAGCGCCGCCACTATCTGCTCGTTCAGGTTGACGCCGGGCGTGGACGCACCGCCTCTACGGCTGCCGTCGCCATCATCTCCGCCGTCATGTACCGGCTTCAGTGCACCAGAGCCATGACTGGAGGACCTGGAGCCTGGATAGcgcaccacaacaacaacaacaagtgaGTCTGCCCTCTTCTGGTTCAAACAAAACTAACTAAAATGCTAACTAAGCTATTTGACAGCAGCGGTTTTTACCTCTTTTGCCTCCGACTGAGGAGTTTGGCATGACCACGTTCAACCTTGACCTCTGCGTAATGCTCCTGCCAGCAtctccatcctctcctccgCACCTGATCATCTGTGGTGGTCCCTGGACATCCTGAcagttctcctcctcctcctcctcctcctccaggtcATCCAGAGAGCGGTTTTGCTCTACACTCTTTAAAACATGAGCGACTTGATAATAGTCCTATTGTCCATCACTGTTACAAAcagtatttcctcaaatagtggcctccACTGTCATGGATGCTATGAACTCAATCATCCACTTGTGACAATCTAAACAACTTTTAAAAGGTGACCTATGGTGCACGGTggaaaaagtggttagtgcgcaggcctcacagctaggagacccgagttcaattccactcaatTTCaattgcgtgggttttctccgggtactccggtttcctcccacattccaaaaacatgctaggttaattagcgactccaaattgtccataggtatgaatgtgagtgtgaatggttgtttgtctatatgtgccctgtgattggctggcgaccagtccagggtgtaccccgcctctcgcccgaagacagctgggatagactccagcaccccccgcaccCACCTCCcacaggcttctctacacattttaaaatgcagCCTGGACAGATACAGACGTGGGAGCCATAGGTTTGATGATTTTTACTCAGTGAATAggcgaatatatatatatatatatatatatatatatatatatatatatatatacacacacacacactttatccACCTAATAGTAATGAGTGGGACAGAGGGGGACACActttagcaacattagcatatATTTTTATCGACATTTTACCAGCAGTGTCAACCTGTTCGCCTATTCACTGAGTAAAAATCATCAAACTTGTGGCTCCCACGTCTGTATCTGTCCAGActgcattttaaaatgtgtagcgaagcctgtggGAACCAGTTTTTCcctttattacatgtatttactgatgttacattcattcattttctaccacttatcctcacaagggtcgcagggggtgctggagcctatcccagctgtcttcgggcgagaggcagggtacaccctggactggttaccagccaatcacagggcacatatagacaaccaaccattcacactcacattcatacctatggacaatatatATTAGTCTAATATATGGGACCTATAACAtggctaaccaaaacagcagcacctatcGAGGCACTATACTATATGAGGAAATCTGATCATTGTCATTTGTGTTCTCTCTTGCCTCATCCTGACCAAACTGGTCCACAGAGTCACAATACACTTCGCTGTCCGAATCGCTCGCAAGCTGGGTGAGAGCCGCCACGTCCGTGCAGGCATCTGAGAAAGGGTAGAAAGACTGCTCAGCACCACGGAGTCAAACATCAATAGAAATCCTTCCTCACCCTCATGGTGGCCGTTGAGCAGAGGTCGACCGTCTGAGGCGTCCTGAGGACCAAGCGAATGGCTGCCGTTGGTCAAATGAGCGACGCCGCCATTTGCGGCTTTGTGCGTCCTGCCAGACGCCTTCTTCTTCGGCTGTGAAGCTGCGGAGAAGCGTGATGAAGAGGGGAGATTTccaaaaaactattttgacaaaaaggtttttcttaccttttttgACCTGCTGCGTCTCAGCATCTctttcctcctcatcctcctcctcttcttcttcttcttcttcatcaccTGAGCTTTCCTCCTCATCCTTTGGCATTATTTTGGCTGGCCGGGTCTCCAACGTTCCGTTCAATTCCATGTTTCTAACGATGCTTTTCGCCATGCTTTTTGAGCACACGGTGTTCAGGGCCGTGCCGAagcctggcaaaaaaaaaaaaaacgacagcaCACCATCAAACCGTGTTCAACTCCATAAACAGACATAAACAGAAATAAGAGTACATTTAGCGGAAAAACTGTCAAAACAAAAGATCTAATTGCTGCTTTGAAGCCTTTCGCCCCTGCTGGCCATTAACCAGAATGCACGCTTCAAATACATCAAGAtagactttattgtcattgcgcaataacacagcagtgaaattgccaacagaATGTCGTTTcctggctcctgtataataataaataaatgtggagaataaatagatgacatcaaatatgaacaatgtacagtgtaaacagtaatttttacaaataatttaaataattttgaataaataataattaaaataaatgcatatgAGGTGGCACAATGAAGGTTTTCACTAGGTTTTGGGGGAAATATTTGGGTCAAGTCACATAAAACGAAATCTCCCTTGAGCAAGCATTAACAATAATTGGCTATTGGCTAAAAAACATAGTCGCTTTGTCGTCTTATTCTAGTGTATTTATGAACAAGCATAAACAAGTAGccccaaatctatttgtggcgggccattTATGGGCACTTTAAGTTAGCAGACTTAAAAACCATAAGTCTATTACCTCTGTTTAACTTCTTATTCCACTTATAAGACTGTATGATGTTACAAAATAAGACGTGTATGGCATCTGTGATGCAAATCAACTTTGCCTTAGTTCTTAAAGTTAAACGAGACAGTTATTGTTTAACTGCGATTAATTTCTTTGTACACACCCCGTCCTCTTGTGTTGTTAAAGACTTACGATGCGTGAAGCGACAGGACCACAAAAATTCTACACTACTACATCTGCATCTAAAATAATGGATGCTAAAAGCATATCtgctattaaaaataattaaaaaaaaacagcacagttaTGTACTTGCCTTCCAGCTGCCTAGCAAACTTTGTCAAACGGGCTGAGTGTGACAAGGGGcaaattgttaataataataataataataataaattggtaTCATCGTGGAACCTAACCTGTGCTCAGGTCTGATATCTGTGTAATCTTTTTCTTCTCATCCACCAACTCGTAGAAGGGACCGAGAACCCGCAGGAGCTCCTCCACCTCACCCGTCATGGGCATGCCCTCCAAGATCTACACCCAAACATGAATCCAAAGGTAAGTATTTCAACATTTCTCatgaacaaaagaaaaaaaaaaaacataccagcTTCATTTCGTCAACGTAAGCCGCCATTGCTGCTTCTTTGGTCATGTCACCCAGAGTGTTCCATGCATCCCTGTTTTAAATTAACACACAAAACTagtaaattgactttgttaTGATAAGGTCAGCATGTTCCCCCGACGAGTTACAAAGTCCAAAAATACATGTTAGAATTTCCTGATAACCTCCCGCCTCCAAATGTCACGATAGTAGGAAAGGAAGTGCACCGCCCAAGTGGGTAAGAGGTTaacattttcaatgttatttttttaatctagcAAAACGGCGGGGGTCCAGAGATCAGCTAAACCAAGCAATGCGTGTTAtttgagggcaaaaaaaaagcaaagtgttGTGCAATGTACGTTTAGTCTGCAAGATGTGTCACATTTTGCATAATATCTGTTCATTCAATTTAGTGAAAAGCAAACTTATACAGACCCATATTAGGCcaagcattcattttctaccgctttttcctcacaaaggtcacaggggttgctggagcctatcccaactgtcttcgaaAGGCGAGGGTACACtctggtacatgtttgtatatttgagtgtgaagttgctgtatgatgactttagttatattgttatatacaatatttttatacactatactgttatatacaatcacagggcacatatagacaaacaaccattcacactcacattcatacctatggacaatttggattcaccaattaacctagcatgtttttggaatgtgggaggaaaccggagtacccggagaaaacaaactccacacagagatgtgggtggagggtggaattgaaccctggtctcctagctgtgaggtctgcgcgctaaccacttgacccccGTACAGCCCTTAGTCCAAGCAATTAATGTTTAATCATTTTGGTGCACCACGTTGCTATGTCAATATGCAATGTGCATGAACACACTTCCACAAAACTGATTCATTTGAACAGTAACTGGTTTTAAACGTGTCGTTATTTCCTCACCATT from Doryrhamphus excisus isolate RoL2022-K1 chromosome 21, RoL_Dexc_1.0, whole genome shotgun sequence includes these protein-coding regions:
- the acbd5a gene encoding acyl-CoA-binding domain-containing protein 5A isoform X2, which translates into the protein MEVVTSVGVEEETHLTRLRFDAAVKVIKSLPPDGSFQPSNDMMLKFYSYYKQATVGKCNIPRPGFWDAVGKAKWDAWNTLGDMTKEAAMAAYVDEMKLILEGMPMTGEVEELLRVLGPFYELVDEKKKITQISDLSTGFGTALNTVCSKSMAKSIVRNMELNGTLETRPAKIMPKDEEESSGDEEEEEEEEEDEEERDAETQQVKKASQPKKKASGRTHKAANGGVAHLTNGSHSLGPQDASDGRPLLNGHHEDACTDVAALTQLASDSDSEVYCDSVDQFGQDESVEQNRSLDDLEEEEEEEENCQDVQGPPQMIRCGGEDGDAGRSITQRSRLNVVMPNSSVGGKRGSRSSSHGSGALKPVHDGGDDGDGSRRGGASTPGVNLNEQIVAALAQLQDDMRSVLERLHTLEALTATQARSAAMSPVHLSTTVNRNIQKPSWWPFDISPTSLAFAVVWPFVVQWLISLYLQRRRRRLN
- the acbd5a gene encoding acyl-CoA-binding domain-containing protein 5A isoform X1, whose protein sequence is MEVVTSVGVEEETHLTRLRFDAAVKVIKSLPPDGSFQPSNDMMLKFYSYYKQATVGKCNIPRPGFWDAVGKAKWDAWNTLGDMTKEAAMAAYVDEMKLILEGMPMTGEVEELLRVLGPFYELVDEKKKITQISDLSTARLTKFARQLEGFGTALNTVCSKSMAKSIVRNMELNGTLETRPAKIMPKDEEESSGDEEEEEEEEEDEEERDAETQQVKKASQPKKKASGRTHKAANGGVAHLTNGSHSLGPQDASDGRPLLNGHHEDACTDVAALTQLASDSDSEVYCDSVDQFGQDESVEQNRSLDDLEEEEEEEENCQDVQGPPQMIRCGGEDGDAGRSITQRSRLNVVMPNSSVGGKRGSRSSSHGSGALKPVHDGGDDGDGSRRGGASTPGVNLNEQIVAALAQLQDDMRSVLERLHTLEALTATQARSAAMSPVHLSTTVNRNIQKPSWWPFDISPTSLAFAVVWPFVVQWLISLYLQRRRRRLN